In the genome of Lonchura striata isolate bLonStr1 chromosome 22, bLonStr1.mat, whole genome shotgun sequence, one region contains:
- the MRRF gene encoding ribosome-recycling factor, mitochondrial, producing MALALRCLRPLPALLLRSSFAMARGLPRAPGACPAPLLEGCRQCVQQMLLSRQLATKKAKGKGQSQAKVNISAALVEDIINLEETNEDMQAVVEALKEDFSRNLSVRTSPGALDHITVMTKDGKFPLNQLGQISQKSPQLMIVNMTSFPESTAAAAKAIRESGMNLNPEVDGTVIRVPVPKVTREHRESLAKLAKQFTNKSKEALRKVRSKSITQVKKSKNKVSEDTIWLLEKQIQQMADEAATEMDKLLAAKTKELLG from the exons ATGGCTCTGGCGCTGCGCTGCCTCCGTCCTCTCCCGGCCCTGCTGCTCCGTTCCTCCTTTGCCATGGCCAGGGGGCTGCCCCGGGCCCCCGGAgcctgcccggccccgctcctggagggctgcaggcagtgtgtccagcagatgctgctgagcAGACAGCTGGCTAccaaaaaag CTAAAGGTAAAGGGCAGAGTCAAGCCAAAGTGAATATCAGTGCTGCCCTAGTTGAGGATATTATCAATTTGGAGGAAACCAATGAAGACATGCAGGCAGTCGTAGAAGCTCTGAAAGAAGATTTCAGCAGAAATCTCAGTGTTAGAACCTCACCAG GGGCCCTGGATCACATAACTGTGATGACAAAAGATGGGAAGTTTCCGCTGAACCAGCTGGGGCAGATCTCACAGAAGTCACCGCAGCTCATGATAGTGAACATGACCAGTTTTCCTGAG agcacagctgcagctgcaaaggCTATAAGGGAGAGTGGCATGAACCTGAACCCCGAGGTGGACGGGACGGTGATTCGGGTGCCAGTTCCCAA GGTCACGAgggagcacagggagagccTGGCCAAGCTGGCCAAGCAGTTCACCAACAAATCCAAAGAGGCCCTGAGAAAGGTGAGAAGCAAAAGCATCACCCAAGTAAAGAAGTCCAAGAACAAAGTGTCAGAAGATACCATCTGGCTGCTAGAAAAGCag ATCCAGCAAATGGCAGATGAGGCTGCCACGGAGATGGACaagctgctggcagcaaagACCAAGGAGCTGCTTGGATAA